GATCAACTGGGCAAGTGTTGGACGTGCTGCAATCAATTTTATCAAGTCGGCAATTACCGGCGCAGCAAGCTTAGTGGCGAGTGCATTGAGAGCGGCGGCAACAGCTGGAATGAACGCTTTCAAGAGCGTGAACTGGGGAAGTGTCGGCAAGCACATTATTAGCGGTATTGTTAATGGCATCAAAGGTGCCGCGTCGGCTTTGTTTAATGCATTAGCTGGACTTGCGAAAAATGCGCTGAATGCAGCAAAAAACGCGCTCGGAATTAAATCGCCGTCGCGCAGATTCCGCGATATGGTTGGTAAATTCATCCCGTTAGGCATTGCGGCAGGTGTAGATAAGTACAGCAATACGGCGGCGAATGCGGTATCAAACATGTCAAGCAAATTGACGGATGCTGCAAGTGTGTCTGCATTAAACAACAAACTAAAAGCTGCGGTTAGTGCACAGAGTTTGAATATGACTGCGCAGCTGTCTGGTAAATCGGATAAGCCGAGCGAACCAAGCGGGCAGAAGATCATATATATCACATACGCGCCCGAACAAAAATTTGACGAACCGATCACGCTGTCACAGCGGGAAGCAATGAACCGCCGTGACGCGCGAAGGATAGAAAGGTTAGTAAAAAATGCTTAAAGGGTTTTATTCCATACCGGCGGGATCTGCGGCGATCCCTGCCGGTAGCCCAAACTTAATACACATTGACCGATTCGGCATTCGGGAAATTGACGGTGTCGGCCGACCGCAAGCGGACATGTACACAACCGAGCTGGTCGGCGCGGATGCGTCAGTATACAGCGGACAGACGGTTAAAAACCGCACGATTACACTGTCCGTCGATGCGCAGAACGAATATGCTGCGCGTGAACTGTATAGACAATTTCCGTACAATACAAGGCGGCGTTTTGTGTTTGAAACAGAATACGACACATACTTTATCGAAGGAATCATAAAAGGTATGCCGCGCACACAAGGAACCAGTCGCCGATCAGAATTTGAAATACCGATTTTTTGTCCGTATCCGTGGTTCCGGTCACTGCGTGCGCACGAAGTATCTGTGCCGTATGGCACAAGCTTTTCTGCGCGGCAGGCGGGAGATATTCGCGCCGGCATAGTTGCATATGCAGAGATGGCGGCGGGCGGCAAGTTGAGGACATTTGAGCTATCCGACAATGTGGGCAACGCAGTGTCGTACAGAAGCTCTATTTACTACCAGCACGTTGGAACAAAAGGATATGTACGATTAGTTGATACAACACCGGGCGCACACGGATTCATAACTATGAAAGCAATACAGGATATTACGCTGACGAATGATTGGGTCACGGTGCCGCCGGACGAAGAAGGAATAACAATAACAGCAACATTTAACACAAGTGAGACACAAAACGGGAAATTCGTCTGGTATGACACGTGGGGCGGGATTTAATGGAAATTATTGCGAACATCTACGACAAAGATCTGAACAACGTGGGATACTTATATAATGTATCGGAACTTGTAAGAACGCATAAATACCGAGAACCGGGCAAATTTTCCATGCGCCTTCCGGCGTCTGCGGGTGATGTCGGTTTAATGATGACGGGATTTATCATCGTGTTTTCGGACGACACAAAAGAAGGATATTTAATCGAAACGGTTGAGCCGTCTGAAGATTATCCGAATGTGGCGGAAATTGCAGGGCGCGACTTGCGAGCAGTGTTTGCGATGCGAATTATTCAAAACATGACGGTAGACGGGTCAATGTCAAACCGTATGTGGTGGATGATCCATAATCATGCGGTTGCGCCGTCAGACAGCAACCGTGCACTGCCGTTTGTGCAAGATTTAGATAGGTCGCCTGTTGGAGACGATATTGGTCCTGCAGCAAATCAGCAGCTGACGGGAAAAAACTTGTTGACGGCTTTGACGGATACAATTGGGCAGGACGCATACGGCTGGCGCTGTGACTTGAATTTGAGCGAAAAAACAATTACGCCTGTATTTTATCGCGGCACAGACCGGACAAAGACAGTGCTGTTTGACGATGTACTGTGCACAATGGATAGCTGTGATTACACGCGCGATGTCTCTAAGTATTGCAATGTTGCAACGGTCGCAGGAGAGGGCGAGGGCAGCGCTAGAAAATACGCCGGCATTGACATTACCGGAACTGCGTCAGGAACATTTACCGGCTTCAATCGCCGCGAATTATTTGTTGATGCTCGTGATTTACAGTCGGAGACAGAGGACACGAACGGAAACAAAACAACCATGTCGGATGCCGATTACACAAGGGTACTGCAAACACGCGGACTGGAAAAGCTGAAAGAAAACGATGTAGAAACTAAGCTGGAATTATCGGTGAATGAAGCTTATTTGACGTATGACGAAGATTATACACTGGGTGATGTTGTGTCATTTGCAAATCACCGGCAGATCGGCATTACCGGTACGGCGCGCGTAACATCTGTACAGATTGACGGCGTAGGTGCAGAAAAAACAGTAAAGCCGGAATTTGAGGTTTTGACAATCGAGGTAGGAACGGAGGTGCTTGAGTGAAAATTGAATTTACGCAAGAAGGGCAGTCGTTGAGACTCACAAGCGATAGTAAGCCGGTGCAATTTGGTGATAATATCCCCGTTGCGATTGCGGTAGATACTGAATATAGTAGCGCGACAGAAATTGTTTTGCTGACACAGGCATACAAATCACTGCCAGCGCGCTGTGTGTTGACACTGTCGGGAAACACGGCGTCAGGAACAATGAGTCGTGCACAATTGACGGAGTGCGGAACTGTAAACTTTGTGCTGGCGGGAAAGATTAACGATATGATATTGCCGACCGCTGCAGCAAAGATTGATGTGCTTCCGTCTGTAGATCCGCAGAGCGCGGAATTTGTGCAAAATCCTGCGTCAATCAAAGACATCATCGCCGAAACGGTAGGAGACTATTTAAACAGCAATCAAAACTTAGTTGAATCGGTAAACAGTGCAGTTTATACGTATCTTGCCGAACATCCGGACGACCGCGTTGCCGTATCTGGTTATGACAGTAAAGATGCAGGAAAAATACCGGTCGTGAATACGTCGGGAAATCTGACTGTGCGCAACGTACATATGTTGCTTGAACAGGCGGACGGCGAAGATGCGCTTGTCCTGCGCGGCGCAGTCAATCAGATTGTTGCATCAGTCGCAATTGCAGATCTGAAAAATGCGCTTGGCATCTCGAACGGTGCAACCGTATTAGACATGTATCCGGTCGGCTCGATCTATCAGACTACCAGCAGCACGTTTGATCCGGCTGCCGCTTGGGGCGGCACGTGGGAGCGCATCAAGGACAGATTTCTGCTCGCGGCGGGCACTGCGTATGCAGGCGGCAGCACCGGCGGCGAAGCGACGCACAAGCTGACCGCACAGGAGATGCCGAGCCACACGCACACCATGTACGTCAATAACGATGGCTCTGCCTCTAGCTGGTCTCCGACATTTGGTGACTACCTGATCAAGCCGGATGGTGTCACGACCAGTAAGAAAAACTATCAGGCCAAGCTGGCGCAAAACGGCGCAGGTCTCGATCAGGCACACAACAATATGCCGCCGTACCTCGCCGTGTATATTTGGAAGCGGACAGCGTGAGAGGTGTAAAAAACCATGTTAATGATTAAAAACGGAAAAATCATGTTGACCCGTGGCGACAGTGCCTATATTACAGTAACATTGAAGGCACAGGACGGCGCGGCATATACGATGCAGGCGGGCGACAAGCTGACGCTGACAGTACGCAAACAGGCAGTTGATACATCATCTATACTGCTGCAATCTGTCAGCGATTCAAACACAATCAAGCTAGCGCCGGAGCAGACCGAGAAGTTAGCATCCGGCAGTTATAGCTATGACATTCAGCTGACAACGGTTGCCGGAGATGTCTTTACTGTTGCGGGCGCAACAAGCATTAACAGCAATCTGGCTAACTTTATTGTGCTGCCGGAGGTCACGGTATGAGCAAGATCATTGGCGAGTTGAATGCTGGGATTTGCGGCAGTACGAACACAGCAAACATGACCGGCACAATCGGGAACGGCGTTGTGAAGTATGATAGCAGTACGGAATTATATACCGGCGAGTATGATATTGTACCGAAAGCTGCCGAAGAACAGAAATTGCCGTGTGCAGGCAAGAAGATGGAAAAGGATGTTACGGTACAGAAGGTACCGTATTATGAGACATCAAATGATACCGGCATCACGGTATACATAGCATCGGAGGTATAAAATGGCAGATGTAAAATATAAAAACAAGGTCGTGTACGATGGGGAGGTTTTGATTGATCTGACCGCCGACACAGTTACACCGGACAAGCTGGCATCCGGCATTACTGCGCACGACAAGTCCGGCGCACCTGTTACCGGCACGAGCACAAAGGACAGTGACACCAGCAACGACACGGCGGCTGTTGCCGAAATCTTAAAGGGGAAAACAGCGCACGCACGCGGTGTACAGCTGGTTGGCACGATGCCAAATAACGGCGCGGTCACGGGTACGATTTCAACCAAAGCTGGGTCGTACACTATCCCGCAGGGCTATCACGACGGCTCTGGTAAAGTGGCAATCAGTACCACGGAGCAAGGAAAAATTGTTGCTGGTAACATCAAGTCTGGTGTGTCTATCCTTGGCGTAACTGGTACTTACTCTGGCGCGTCTATCAAGGCGCAGACAAAAACAGTAACGCCGAAAGCAACCGCACAGACGGTTCAGCCCGACAGCGGTTACGACTACTTGTCTGCCGTGACCGTTGAGAAAATCCCGTATGTGGAAGCAGAGAACGCTGCTGGCGGCATCACTGTAACAATCGGGTGATTAGATGGCAGCTAGTGTAAATCAGGTAATCGTGAATGGTGAAACCATCATCGACTTGACCAACGATACCGTAACCGCAAACGATTTGGCTGAAGGGGTTACGGCACACGATTCGTCAGGTGCATTGGTCAACGGAAATCTTTCTGAGATTGAAGCGTTTGAAAACAATCCAACCATTACATTTAGGACAGAAGGCCCGTTTGGCTTGTTTAGATGCTATCCTATTGTACGCAAAGATTATATTATACGAAAGACAAGTAAACCGATTGTTTTTTTAGACGCTGACGGTTTCGGTGACGCAATGGTGGCTGATGTAATTAAAGGTAAAACCTTTACGTCTAAAAACGGGTTGAAAGTTAGTGGAACATACGAACCTCCGAGCACTGAACCAACGCTGCAAATCAAATCCGTTACCCCGTCAGCAGCACAACAAGTCATCGCGCCGGACAGCGGCTATGATGGTCTGTCGCAGGTCACTGTATCCGGTGACAGCAATCTGACACCGGAGAATATTAAGTCCGGCGTAAGCATTTTTGGCATCACCGGCACGCTGGCGGCAGCTGCATCGGACAACAACTGCGAGGCGTATGTGATTGACGCCACGAACCCAACTGTCAGTTTCAAGGCGAGCGGCACCATTAAAGTGTATGGATATGGATACACAACCAGCTCGTCCGGCTGGGGCGGCTCGACAACCACCGTACACGCGTTTTGCGGCGACGGGTATTATAAAGCGGCGAGCTGGGGCAGTCCGTCAAAGACCAACTGCACGTTTGGTGTATCTGGCGGCAAGCTGACCGGTCTGCCGAGCCTGAATGGCGGCACGCTGATTGCGGTGTGCGGAATCTGAAATATGTGAAGTCAGTTGAGAAATTTTATTAAGGAGTTAGGTGATAATGATGATTTATGCAATCACATGTGCATTTATCGTGCTGGATTTTGCGACCGGACTGATTAAAGCAGTCGCAACTGACAAATTCAAAAGTTCGATGATGCGGCAGGGACTTTTCCACAAGGTCGGAGAAATTTTGTGTGTTGCGCTTGGCATCCTGATTCAGTATGCAGAAGGCTATTTGGATTTAGGCATCAATCTTCCGGTCGCTGCAGCGATTTGCACGTACATTGTGCTGATGGAAATCGGCAGCGCGGTAGAAAATATCGGTGCAATCAATCCGGACCTTGTGCCGGCAAAGTTACGCAAAATTATTGGGATTGGAGGAGATGACAAGTGAGCTACAATGTACATTTTCAGACAGACGCGTCCTACAAAAATGTCAAGTATGGACAGGGCACGGTATATAGTAGCGGCTGCGGCCCTGCCAGCCTGTGCAACGCACTTGATGCGCTGGGCATCGCAAAGGTCACGGTAAAGACTATGTGTGCCTATGCGGTCAGTGTAGGTGCAAGAGTATCCGGCGGCACGGATGAAGCAACGCTGTTGAAACATGCGGCGAAAAAGTACGGATTTACATATCGCGCAACCAGTAAAAATTCGAAACTGCTGGCGCATTTGAAAGCTGGCGGCGTGGCAATCCTGCATGGCGGCAGCTCGCACAAGCTGTTCAGCAGCGGCGGTCACTTTGTCTGCGCGGTCAAAGCGTCCGGCGAAACAATTACTGTGCTGGACAGCTATTGGTACGCTGGTAAATATACTTCCACCAAGCTGCGCAGGCAGAAAGCAAAGGTGCTGGCAAAGGGTGTCATTACTACGAGCCTGTACCAGTGTGGACTTGCGACAGCGGACCGTGCACCGAGCTACTACCTTATTAGTAAGGCAATTCAAAAGCCGCAGAAGCCGGCAAGCAGCAATACAACAACAGACAAAAAGCAGGAGGACGATGATATGACCTACTACAAGAAATTCGAGAATATCCCGACATGGTACCAGACGGCCGTGAAGAAGGCGATGGACGCGGGCGCGCTGAATGGCACCGGAAACGGCGAACTGAATGTGTCCGAGGATTTGTGCAGAACGTTGACCGTGCTGGACAACATGGGACTGCTGGACAAGAAGTAAACCTATTTGCCGATGTCGGCAAAATGGGCAGGTGCGGAAAGACCTAGGGTGATTGCCCTAGGTCTTTTTTGATGCTCGCAATTTTATAATAAATGTGTTATAGTAACATTAAGGTTAGCAGTGCTTTTGAAAAAACATGTGGCAAACATGTGGCAAATATTAAACGCAGACTTGCGGAAAATTCCCAAATTTCGGTGCATTTGAACATTTTTGTCTTTTGCTTGACGTGCGGAAGGTCAGCGGTTCGAGACCGTTAGTGTCCACCAAAACGAATCCCCTAGAATCTGCGCGGTTCTAGGGGATTTCTGCTATTGTAAACATCATTTGACAACGAACCAGAGATTGCCGAAATTGACATAGATTCTGGAATTCCAAACGCTTGTTATGGACTGATGGAATCTGAGATTTCTGACATAGAAGAACTGAAAGACTGATTGCATGACATGCGGCACAGCGGCATATAGTTTGGAAAGAAACTTTGGGGGATGCAGCTATGTGGAGAAAGAAACGTGTGATTTTGGCAGCGATTATAGTGCTGGCTGTTTTATCTGTCGTTTTTCCGTATTATAATCAAACCATGCTTTTTCTTGCGTTTGCACCGCATCATAATCAAAACACGTTGGTGCTGGATGCCGGACATGGCGGCATAGACGGCGGCGCGGTGGCAGAGGATGGGACGGCAGAACAAGACATCAATCTGGCAATTGTTCAGAAATGTCAGGCATTGGCAGAGTTTTTCGGTATTCGTACCGTTTTGACGCGCACAGACCGGAATTCTTTGCAATATGATCCGAACCAGACGGTGCGGTACAATAAAATACAAGACATTCATGCGCGGGAAACGCGCACCAATCAAACGCAAAACCCTATTTTTATATCCGTGCATCTCAATAAATTTTCAGACAGTCGCTACACAGGAGCACAAACCTTTTGGTCAAAGAACAATCCGGAGGGGCAGCTGCTGGCGCAGTCGATACAAAAGCAATTGACAAACGGCCTGCATCCGGAAAAACAGCGGACGGCAAAGCAGGCGCCGGACAGTGTGTATTTGATGAAGCATTTGACGTGTCCGGCGATGATTGTAGAGTGCGGATTTTTGTCTAATAGAGAAGAAACCGAACGGTTAAAGCAAGACGGTTATCAGAAAAAGCTATCTGTTTGTGTGATAAACGGATATTTGAACTATTTAGAAGGATAAGCAATTTATGAAACAAAAAACAGTGTTTTTATGCAATGAATGCGGCTATGAAAGCCCCAAATGGTATGGAAAATGTCCGTCCTGCGGTGCTTGGAATTCTATGGATGAATTCAAAGAGGCAAAGGCAGCCGCTGCGCCGCGCGGGGTGCTGCCTAAGACCGAGAGAAAACGCAATCGGCCGCTGGAAATCGGAAAAATTGAAACCAACGAAGAAACGCGCTTTCGCACTGGCATCTCAGAATTGGATCGTGTGCTGGGTGGCGGCGCAGTGCATGGCAGCTTTGTGCTGGTCGGCGGCGAACCGGGCATTGGAAAATCTACACTGCTGCTGCAAATGTGTCAGGAGATGAGCCGGCAGGCAAAGATTTTATATGTATCCGGCGAGGAATCTTTACGGCAAATTCGTCTGCGTGCCGATCGGCTGCATATTTCTTCTCCGGAATTGTTTGTGCTGGCAGAGACAGACTTGGAAGAAATTTTGGCAGAGACAGAGCTGCTCCTGCCGGATGTTCTGATTGTGGATTCCATTCAGACCATTTATAAATCGGACTTGAACAGTGCGCCGGGCAATACCACGCAGATCAAAGAATGTGCGATGACGCTCATGCAGTATGCCAAGCGGCACAATGTCACGATTTTCATTGTCGGTCATGTTAACAAAGAAGGCACGCTGGCAGGACCGAAAATTTTAGAGCACATGGTGGATTGTGTGCTGTATTTTGAAGGAGAAAAGCAGGTCTCTTTTCGCTGTCTGCGCGCTGCGAAAAATCGCTTTGGTTCGACCAATGAAATTGGTGTATTTGAAATGAGCGACTGCGGCTTAGTCGAAGTACCGAATCCGTCCGCCGCGATGCTTTCCGGTCATCCCACAGACGCCTCCGGCAACTGCATTGCCTGTACGATGGAGGGCAGCCGGCCGATTCTGGCGGAAATTCAGGCACTCGTGACAAAAACAGCGTATGGCACGCCGCGCCGCATGTCTGCGGGTGTGGACTATAATCGGATGGTGCTGCTGCTTGCTATTTTGGAAAAGCGAGTGGGGCTGTATTTGTCATCCAGCGATGCCTATATCAATGTCATCGGCGGGATGCGTCTGGATGAGCCTGCGATTGATTTGCCGATTGCGCTGGCGGTTGCGTCGAGTTATCGGGATCAGCCGCTTCCGGAAGGTGTGATGTCGTTTGGAGAAGTTGGTCTGACCGGAGAACTGCGGGCGGTTACTGCAGTGAGCCAGCGCATCCACGAGGCAATTCGTCTGGGCTTTACGACTTGCATCATGCCGAAACAGGACATTGGACGCATGGAGATTCCCAAAACCTTCCGCATTGTACAGACGGAGAATATCGCACAGGCGATTGGTGCGGCATTTGGCAGGAAGTAACGATATTGTTGGCAGCAGGGCGGTGAAAACATGCAGGAACGATTGGATATTTATAATGAAGCTTGGCAGCGCATAGGCACAGCGCCGCGCGATGAAGTGCATGAAAAAGGACTGCTGCACCGTGTCGTGCACTGCTGGATTTTGGAAAATCAGCAGCCGGTGTTCTGGTTTCAGCAGCGGGCGCACACAAAAAAGGATTTTCCAGATTATTTTGATTTGGCGTGCGGCGGGCACGTCGATGCCGGAGAGACGCCGCAGCAGGCGATGCTGCGCGAGCTTGGAGAGGAAATTGGGCTGCATGTGACAGAAAAAGACCTGATTCCCCTCGGTGCGTACCGCGCGCCGGATTTTCGCATGCCGGGGTACTATGATCGAGAAATGTCATATGTGTTCATGATTCGAGTGGATGAACCGGCGTTTGAGCTGGGCGATGAAGTGCAGCGCATGGTGCGTGTTCGTGCGGAGAATTTTTATCAAATGGAGGTAAATGGACGAGAAACCATACCCGTTGAGATGGAAAACGCAAAACACATTTCCGTAAGCCGAACGCGCTGGTGCTGTCATGACGGAGAGTTCCAAGCGATGGTTTTGCCATATTTGAGCAAAAAAAATTCTGATATTTTTTCAGTGGAAGATTGACAAAATCGCTGTTTTTAGTATAATAAACGGAGTGAGTAAAGTTAGCAGTCGCGCAGACCGTGCCGAAAGGCCCTTCTGTGAGGAAAGTCCGGGCTGCGCAGGGCAGGATAACGGATAACGTCCGCCGGAGGCGACTCTAGGAAAAGTGCAACAGAAATATACCGCCGCGGCCTCGGCTGCGGTAAGGGTGGAAAGGCGAGGTAAGAGCTCACCAGTTCCATAGGTAACTATGGAACTCTGTAAACTCTATCCGCAGCAACACCGTGGAGGGACACATAGGATTTGCCCGATCCGTCCCGAGGAGGTGGCTTGAGGCGTATGGCAACATACGTCCAAGATAGATGGCTGCTCCAATGACAGAACCCGGCTTATTCTTTGCTCACTCTTTTTAGATTGAATGCAGGATAATTACCGCCCGCAGGGGCGGTTTTCCTGACATGGAATAAAAATCCCGACAGGGTAATAAAATGGGTGCTTCGCTTGGATTTGAGAGAGATCGGCGGCGAAACATGTTGGAGGTTCGAGAAATGAGTGCATATGATCGCTTTTTGGAAACCATGAGTGGCAAACATGTCACCGTCATTGGCATCGGGGTCAGCAACACGCCGCTGATTAGTCTGCTGCTGGAAGCCGGCGCACATGTCACGGTACATGATCGGAAAACGACAGAAGAACTGGGAGAAATTTATGAAGGACTGCACGATATCGGCGTAGAATTCTCCGTTGGCAGTGAGTACCTGAACAATTTGTCCGGAGATTATATTTTCCGCACACCGGGCATGCATCCGAACCAGCCGGCACTGGTAAAGGCGCGGGAACAGGGAAGCATTATCACCAGCGAGATGGAAGTGTTCATGCAGGTTTGCCCGTGCCCGATTCTGGCGATCACCGGTTCTGACGGCAAGACAACCACGACGACACTGACCTGTGAGATTCTCAAAAGAGCGGGTTATACCTGCCATTTGGGCGGCAATATCGGTCATCCGCTGCTGGCAGACGTGCCGTTTATCAATGAAAATGATTTTGCAGTTGTGGAACTATCCTCGTTCCAGCTGATGGATATGACTTGTTCTCCGGCGGCTGCGCTGGTCACCAATGTCACGCCGAACCATCTGGATATCCACAAGGATATGGCAGAGTACATCGAGGCGAAAACACACATTTTTGTCAACCAGAAGCCAGGAGCAAAGCTGGTGCTCAATGCAGACGATAAGGTCTCTCAGGATTTCCGTCCGGCAGAGGGCGTAGAGCTGCTCAAATTCTCCATGAAGGGACCGGTTGAAAACGGTGTTTACTTGGAGGACGGCGTCATCTGGTATGCTGAGGACGGCAATCGCCGCAAGATCATGAATGCAGATGAGATTCGCATTCCGGGCGCACACAACATTGCCAATTATATGGCGGCGATTTGCATGACGCATGGCAGAGTGACGTTTGACAACGTATGTGATGTGGCGCATGAATTTGGCGGTGTGGAGCATCGTTTGGAGTTGGTGCGCACGCTGAACGGCGTCAAGTATTACAACGATTCGATTGCATCCAGCCCGACGAGAACCGCAGCAGGTCTGCGCTCGTTTAAGCAGAAGGTCATTTTGCTGGCCGGCGGACATGATAAGAAAATTCCGTATGATTCGTTTGGATCGATTGTCTGCGATCACGTCAAGCGTCTGGTGCTGATTGACGCAAATCCGGATGATTCGACGGCACCGGCAATCAAGGCTTCCGTGCAGGCGGCGGACAACTATAAAGCAGACGAACTCCCGATTGACACATACGATGATTTTGAAAAGGCAGTTCGCGGTGCGGCGGCAGTCGCACAGGAGGGTGACATTGTTCTGATGAGCCCGGCGAGCGCATCGTTTGATATTTTCAAGAATTTCATGGAGCGCGGCAACCGCTTCAAGGATATTGTCAATAGCCTGTAATAAAATAACACAATCACAGCCGCCGGATGAAAGTCCGGCGGCTTCTGTGTATACAAGGAAGGATTCTATGGTAT
The sequence above is a segment of the Butyricicoccus intestinisimiae genome. Coding sequences within it:
- a CDS encoding phage tail family protein, whose product is MLKGFYSIPAGSAAIPAGSPNLIHIDRFGIREIDGVGRPQADMYTTELVGADASVYSGQTVKNRTITLSVDAQNEYAARELYRQFPYNTRRRFVFETEYDTYFIEGIIKGMPRTQGTSRRSEFEIPIFCPYPWFRSLRAHEVSVPYGTSFSARQAGDIRAGIVAYAEMAAGGKLRTFELSDNVGNAVSYRSSIYYQHVGTKGYVRLVDTTPGAHGFITMKAIQDITLTNDWVTVPPDEEGITITATFNTSETQNGKFVWYDTWGGI
- a CDS encoding siphovirus ReqiPepy6 Gp37-like family protein — its product is MEIIANIYDKDLNNVGYLYNVSELVRTHKYREPGKFSMRLPASAGDVGLMMTGFIIVFSDDTKEGYLIETVEPSEDYPNVAEIAGRDLRAVFAMRIIQNMTVDGSMSNRMWWMIHNHAVAPSDSNRALPFVQDLDRSPVGDDIGPAANQQLTGKNLLTALTDTIGQDAYGWRCDLNLSEKTITPVFYRGTDRTKTVLFDDVLCTMDSCDYTRDVSKYCNVATVAGEGEGSARKYAGIDITGTASGTFTGFNRRELFVDARDLQSETEDTNGNKTTMSDADYTRVLQTRGLEKLKENDVETKLELSVNEAYLTYDEDYTLGDVVSFANHRQIGITGTARVTSVQIDGVGAEKTVKPEFEVLTIEVGTEVLE
- a CDS encoding phage baseplate protein; protein product: MRLTSDSKPVQFGDNIPVAIAVDTEYSSATEIVLLTQAYKSLPARCVLTLSGNTASGTMSRAQLTECGTVNFVLAGKINDMILPTAAAKIDVLPSVDPQSAEFVQNPASIKDIIAETVGDYLNSNQNLVESVNSAVYTYLAEHPDDRVAVSGYDSKDAGKIPVVNTSGNLTVRNVHMLLEQADGEDALVLRGAVNQIVASVAIADLKNALGISNGATVLDMYPVGSIYQTTSSTFDPAAAWGGTWERIKDRFLLAAGTAYAGGSTGGEATHKLTAQEMPSHTHTMYVNNDGSASSWSPTFGDYLIKPDGVTTSKKNYQAKLAQNGAGLDQAHNNMPPYLAVYIWKRTA
- a CDS encoding phage holin family protein; the protein is MMIYAITCAFIVLDFATGLIKAVATDKFKSSMMRQGLFHKVGEILCVALGILIQYAEGYLDLGINLPVAAAICTYIVLMEIGSAVENIGAINPDLVPAKLRKIIGIGGDDK
- a CDS encoding cysteine peptidase family C39 domain-containing protein — its product is MSYNVHFQTDASYKNVKYGQGTVYSSGCGPASLCNALDALGIAKVTVKTMCAYAVSVGARVSGGTDEATLLKHAAKKYGFTYRATSKNSKLLAHLKAGGVAILHGGSSHKLFSSGGHFVCAVKASGETITVLDSYWYAGKYTSTKLRRQKAKVLAKGVITTSLYQCGLATADRAPSYYLISKAIQKPQKPASSNTTTDKKQEDDDMTYYKKFENIPTWYQTAVKKAMDAGALNGTGNGELNVSEDLCRTLTVLDNMGLLDKK
- a CDS encoding N-acetylmuramoyl-L-alanine amidase, whose protein sequence is MWRKKRVILAAIIVLAVLSVVFPYYNQTMLFLAFAPHHNQNTLVLDAGHGGIDGGAVAEDGTAEQDINLAIVQKCQALAEFFGIRTVLTRTDRNSLQYDPNQTVRYNKIQDIHARETRTNQTQNPIFISVHLNKFSDSRYTGAQTFWSKNNPEGQLLAQSIQKQLTNGLHPEKQRTAKQAPDSVYLMKHLTCPAMIVECGFLSNREETERLKQDGYQKKLSVCVINGYLNYLEG
- the radA gene encoding DNA repair protein RadA, with the translated sequence MKQKTVFLCNECGYESPKWYGKCPSCGAWNSMDEFKEAKAAAAPRGVLPKTERKRNRPLEIGKIETNEETRFRTGISELDRVLGGGAVHGSFVLVGGEPGIGKSTLLLQMCQEMSRQAKILYVSGEESLRQIRLRADRLHISSPELFVLAETDLEEILAETELLLPDVLIVDSIQTIYKSDLNSAPGNTTQIKECAMTLMQYAKRHNVTIFIVGHVNKEGTLAGPKILEHMVDCVLYFEGEKQVSFRCLRAAKNRFGSTNEIGVFEMSDCGLVEVPNPSAAMLSGHPTDASGNCIACTMEGSRPILAEIQALVTKTAYGTPRRMSAGVDYNRMVLLLAILEKRVGLYLSSSDAYINVIGGMRLDEPAIDLPIALAVASSYRDQPLPEGVMSFGEVGLTGELRAVTAVSQRIHEAIRLGFTTCIMPKQDIGRMEIPKTFRIVQTENIAQAIGAAFGRK
- a CDS encoding NUDIX hydrolase; the encoded protein is MQERLDIYNEAWQRIGTAPRDEVHEKGLLHRVVHCWILENQQPVFWFQQRAHTKKDFPDYFDLACGGHVDAGETPQQAMLRELGEEIGLHVTEKDLIPLGAYRAPDFRMPGYYDREMSYVFMIRVDEPAFELGDEVQRMVRVRAENFYQMEVNGRETIPVEMENAKHISVSRTRWCCHDGEFQAMVLPYLSKKNSDIFSVED
- the murD gene encoding UDP-N-acetylmuramoyl-L-alanine--D-glutamate ligase, with protein sequence MSAYDRFLETMSGKHVTVIGIGVSNTPLISLLLEAGAHVTVHDRKTTEELGEIYEGLHDIGVEFSVGSEYLNNLSGDYIFRTPGMHPNQPALVKAREQGSIITSEMEVFMQVCPCPILAITGSDGKTTTTTLTCEILKRAGYTCHLGGNIGHPLLADVPFINENDFAVVELSSFQLMDMTCSPAAALVTNVTPNHLDIHKDMAEYIEAKTHIFVNQKPGAKLVLNADDKVSQDFRPAEGVELLKFSMKGPVENGVYLEDGVIWYAEDGNRRKIMNADEIRIPGAHNIANYMAAICMTHGRVTFDNVCDVAHEFGGVEHRLELVRTLNGVKYYNDSIASSPTRTAAGLRSFKQKVILLAGGHDKKIPYDSFGSIVCDHVKRLVLIDANPDDSTAPAIKASVQAADNYKADELPIDTYDDFEKAVRGAAAVAQEGDIVLMSPASASFDIFKNFMERGNRFKDIVNSL